The DNA window GGGTGATGGTacttatttttgtttttccaTAAAAATACGAaatggaaagaaaaattgaccAATTAAATACTATtcaaaaaaccaaaaaacGATAATCAAGGCGGGCTATAAATATCCAGCACATATCACAATGCTCCTTTGAGTGCATTATTTggttggttttggttttggttttggtaaAAAACTATTACAATTTTGGTTTGAGCAGGTACAGAAAATCAggtggaaaaaaaaatccaataTTGCGTTATGcatgattttttttttttttgtttcgGTTAAATTATACTATCTTCCCGAGTGTTATTCCGGGTATTAACTATTGGAACTTTGCTGCAAACAATGGTAAGTAAGTATATAcaatttgttatttttttttttttattttttgaaatattgCTCTATTATTTGTTTAGATTTTTGGAGATATTCGTCAACTTAAGACCAAAACTACCTGAATTGTAGTTTTAACATTCGAATCATTATGCGAGATTATGAACTCCGGTTCTAACACCGAATATGtccacaaaaaaaaaagatatacTTCCACCACCATACACAACTTCAAAcattaaattgatttgaattcaaaaaaaacaaaaagaaaaaaacatataCTATTATTGGATTGAGTTGTTTTCCTCCCCACGCTGCATAGCCGAAACAAATTAACCATATTTTCCACCACAATGGGGATCTCGTATGAGTTTGAATTTGTGTGGGGTGTGCGTGGAAGTGGAGGAGAAGACTGAGGCTTAGTGAGGCGGGCACATTGTTGGTATTGatgttttattgttttaaagaaatatataaatacaaTTGATGTGTGTATGAAAAATGCTAGATTCTCAAGAAGACGGTGGGGGAAGGGGAGAAATCTCaccatttttgtttttatgaAACTCAATTGAcgaaagaaagaattgaGTAATATACTAGACAAAGAATTACTTATGAATGACCAGTCAATTGCTTTGACACGGTGACAAAGAGCAAAATGTCAAGGGTAAAGGCGGGTATTTCCAAACCATCAGGTAGTCATTAACTCCGATGAGGTTGAATTGAgagatttaattaaaaacaaCATTGAGGGactattttctttgacaGCTTACTTGGGTATTTTGAACACATGATTTCTTAACTCCGGGCAAATGTTTCATGTCGCGAAGAAGTCGAATAATGACATGTTAAACCCATAATATCTTTATCGTGCTATTCAATGTCAGAACCTATTTATTCAGAGATTTCCAATTACAATGTGATTTAAAAGTACTCTAACATGGGGTTTTGATTCTCTAGAAAATTAATCTCCACGATAAAATCATAATGAAACTATATTCCAGCTACTGGTATTAGTTTAGATACTTGCTCTCGGTAAATTAATTCACccattcaattgttgataattacTTCGATCGAATGTTGGAATCagcaaatcaaattgaatccATAAATAAGCATTGTGGTCGTGTGTATGCGGAGAATATTCTTTAAACCCCATCACAATCACCGTAATTCCTGAGAACAActactgaaaaaaaaaattgagaaaaatttttcatttccttgttttctttttctttttctttctctttttctctttctctttagctaaaatatattcaacCGGGACAACTTGCATTGAGCGGTCATGCCGGCTATTATTAAAGCCCTAGTATGGACGTACTCTCTAGCCCGGGAAATTGAATGAAGTGCTATGTTCAGTtgtgatttctttttttttttttttaacaaagaaaaaaactgTGAAATCTTGACTCTACGAGCTTTCATACATATGACTTATTAAGGAAAAATGGCTATACAATCTCTTTGAAAATgtatattatttgtttatttatctatttattttttagtTTATGATGCAAAGAATCTATTTTGACTCGTTTTGATAACCCTACTCTAGATCTCGGATGCAGGTTACATATTTCTGATAATGGTTTTGAagcaattctttttctaacTATCTTTCGATTCCCTCTATCgatattttctttgttgcTTGCAGTATTAGCTAgtgattgattaattgttgCGGGTTTTGTAGTTGATGTTTTcgttgtttttgatttgctATTGTTAGATAGTTTTGGTATATCTTTGGTAACATGCTCATTGTCACATTTCAATAActctttgttgttttctttaGTGCTTTTTCCTTGTATTTTTTGCTCCGCATTGGCAATTGTGATTTTGGCTGTCgaattcttcaaattttgCAGACTTACGGAACTATTATTGGAAACTAGTGGTGTGTAATTTTCCCTCTCAGAGTTTTCGAGTATTCTCTTGGAATCATGATTCTTTGAGCCATTCTCTTCGTTGCTAGCATGGCATTTATTCGTCTGTCCTTGAACATCATTTCCTATCCCCACTTCCTTCTCATTTTTTAAATCCGAATTATTCTCGTATGAGTCTCCTGGTTTTAGTTCTTTTCTCTGAGGTTTATTCACTCGGTTGTCATCGTTCATTTCggttttcaaatttgctttttcatcttcttttttAGGTGATCTCTTGAGAATTTTGATTTCCCCAGGAAAGGTTTCTATTAAAATctctttatttttgttttcatgAATACAATTGCTTGATAATGTGTTTTGCCTACTATTTTCCATATTCTTTGGTTCAACTTTAGCCCTCTTTTCCTCCACCAAATTCTCAAATTGTTGCCCCACAACTTCTGATGTCACATTCATATTATCAGTTTCTACTTCTATCACATTATCTTCTTCACCACACTGAGTTGAGCATTCTAGAATCTCATTATCATTTGGCTCCTGTGAAAAATCTACTTCAACTTTTGGTGCCAAGATTTTGGCACTTTCTAATCCCAAAAGTATGTTTCTCTTATCAAACTCTTCGGTTACGTTTGAGTCAATACttatatttctttcattatcataatcatattCTTCATGTTCATACTTGTCTTGGTGTATAGTCAGGTTAATCAATATCACATCGGAGTCATCGTTACTTACAGTGGCTGGTTCAGAAATATGGCACTCGTGATAGTAGCTCGATTGTGACATTACAGCAAAATCTTGCTGATTGAAGTTTTCATTACTATACTGTGATTCTTCATTGCAACGAtgattcattaataaaaGACTTGTTTCTAGGGATGAATGGAATGAATTATATATTGAGCTGAAACGAGGCAAGCTAGTTGATATAGAACTCAAAATTACAGGTATTTCATCTTCACTGTCTTCAATGAACGATATTTCCTGTGCTGATTGCACTAGCCTTTCCGTGTTGTCTGGTGTACAATGTGGAGTTGGTTCTGTAAAACTGCGTGCTCGTAGTTGAAGGTGACGCGGTGGTTTTCTGTGTATAGCTTGATCATCATCTTGCATGAAATAGCGTGGTTCCTGTCTTTGATTTGCCATGTTCAAATGTATAATGGTTTAGTTATACTTGCACTTGTTAAAGGAAAACAGTAAATAAGAATCTGAGATTAGCACAGTTTTAGAAtttttggttgtaaaaGTTTGCTGTAAGTTGAACTAGAAAACGAAAATGTAAACACGCGCAACAAAGTGGTTGTCTCCGGGATACTCTCctttaaaaagaaataaatgcCATAAGCTACTAGCTTATTGTCTTCCCCcaataaaacaaagagCTAGTAAGTCGGaacatcaaaaaaaaaaacagtattgataattatcatTCTTTAAATTTCAAGCTTAGTTTTCAAAAAGTCCTGTAAAACGAAAGGTCCAAGACTAACCTTTTGCATTCCTACAAAGTTACAGTATGAAATGTATAGTCGTGTACTCTTTTCAAGAAGGATCaagcaaaaaaatagaCGAATAAAAGTATGCCATGGTATTCTGGATATTATAACTTTATatgtttttcttcttcttcttctgtaGTCATTCATTAATCCAACCTGTATTCAATGTATTTGATGTGTTAATACACTCAGAACATGCTAGTTCATTAGCAAAcattacttttttttgtcacCACAAACACTAACAGTTCATTTGTTTATGCTGGCTGAGACAAGTGCCTGtccaaaatataataaataaccACTTGAAAACCCCAGAGTACCAgtgaattatttgaaagaaacatgtgttttgttgataatatatCTTTTCAACTGAGACCTACTTCAtgtacaccagaagttagacatCCGTACATCAAGTCAATGTTTTGGCATTGAGTTGACTCCTCCCATTTTTGTGAAAAGAATTGTTTTTCCATAATTTGTATGATACCTTGTGGAGCATAAGCGGCGTAGTCTTTTGCTCCGCCAATTACGAATGTTGCATATCCAAGAATGTAAATGAATGTTTTTCACAAGGAAATTAGAGtaattgttgaaagaatttcatgtttattatttgcaATCATTAGTCATTCCGGCGGATAGCTTCATTTTAATCACTGCAAGATGTTTCTATTAACTTTGGAAATACTTCTTTTCGTTGGAGCTCAACAACCCCCATTCCCatgctttctttttggtttattgtgattcttttttagtttgaagggaattaaaatattcatcaaacaaaaatagGGTTGAGGGTGTTTTTATATGACGAGAATCCGAAAGTTGATGGTGTGTTTTTggtgaaattatttttggCAGGTGTGTTATGATGATTGAACTGGAGAGCCAATGTAGAAATTGATCTGAGGTTTCTCAAAACTTGGGGTGCTTTTTTTCAACTAAAGTGTCCGATCCAAGTTATCTCATCTTTCTGTTGACACATTCTCTTTTCTTGGCGTTTTGTCAGATAAAAGGTTCGTCATTACCTTTGCTGAAATTAGTTTGATACTGGAAATGCAAACCTCTTTCATTGCACTGTCTTGTCCACCTCTTTTCCTGCTTTAAGAATCCAAACGGTCTGATGAAATGACTCAACTTATCAATTGCCATCGTTTTTTCATATGAATTTCACAACATTGTCCGAGATTTGGGTTTATGTTATTTAgaaaacttttcttttccattCCAGTCAGCTTTTTTTGACTAGACCTTGTCGGGTCATAAAAGAGTGAGTtagattttgttgaatcaaATCACTAACTGGACCCTTAAAGGGTActggtgtttttttttttttcctgcTTACTTGTGTTTTATTTGCTTTCGTATCTTAGGGCTTCCCGAATTGTGGATAGTTTCAATGCTCGAAAAAATTGGAAGTAGGGTATGTTGGATATGAAACAGATAGCATTATGTAATTACAGGTGAAGTGGTTCAAAATTTGACTTTTTGTGCTGGATTGTTATGAAGAAGCTTTGGAGTACAAGTTTTATCACATAAGCATACTGTTTGTTAGAACGGTGACATTGCACAAGAAGAATGTTGAGCATGAAAGTGTGCTATGAGATAAATTGGATTTGAATGACTCCTttattttacttttttttttttgtatgtatCAAGTTACCTGATAAAAAGGCAAGTATTATATACTAACAACTACAATTgtgatatttttatttttttcgttaattttcattaattttctattattatattaaaatctatttaaagaaaaccaTTTAAGtacttttttctttagtaatacatttgttgtttgttgttttggcGTTGATTTCCGCTTTACATTATTATACATTTAGAACATGAGCTTTTATCAGCGGTTTCTGGGGCTTTTGTAGATTGTTGAGTTCTAGTAGCAGTACCATTGGCTGCTTCCTTTTTGGCTCCAGTAGAATCTTCCTTGGTGGACTCTTTAGGGGCAGTAGTTCCAGCAGCAGCTCCAGAAGTGGCCGCAGCAGTATCATTAGTAGCAGCTGATTTAGAAGCGGCAGTGGttccttcttttttacTACCGACTAATTTAGCAGCAGATTTGACAAATGCTTCACCTTGTTTTTCAGcaatttccaattctaATTTGGTTGGTTGTCTAGAACCATCGACGTTTGCAAAAGTACCAGCACCGTATGGAGAACCACCGTGGATTTCTTCCATGTTAGATTGCAATGCGAAAGCAGTAGCATAACCCAATGGGATGTATGGCATTCCATGATGAGCcaagaaattcaaaaagTTTCTTACGGTTGTTTCTTGACCACCACCTTGACCACTTGTGGAGACGAACACACCTGCTGGTTTACCAGCTAAAGCACCTTTAGCCCATAACCCACCGGTGGCACCCCAGAATTCGAAAAATTGAGCTGGAGCAGTACCATATCTTGTTGGGACACCAAATAAGAAAGCGTCGTACTCGGTCAATGTATCGTTGGTAGCAATTGGAATGTCCGTTGGTTTTGCTGGAGCATGCATTTTATCCAAAACTTCTTGTGGCAAAGTCTCTGGAACTTGGAAAATATCGGCCTTGTAGCCTGCGTCGGCAACACCTTTTTGAACTGCCTTGGCCAATTGAGTAATGTGGCCATAGGTGGAATATTGGATAATGGCAATCTTCATAGCTGGATTATTAGAAGCTTGTATGTtggggggaggggggtTTTAAAATAAGGAGAAGGAAAAcggaaaagaaagaaactaaaatatgaagaaaaaagtgGGAGAAGGGTTGATTAGGGAAATTGAAATGTTATATATTTAGCAAGGCAGTGTCCAAACAATTAAATAgtagaagaaaaaaaaaaattattctAGATAATCCATACGCATGTATGAACTACTAAAATAGCAGAATTCACTTATTAATGGAAATGCTGGTAAATTTTGGTAAAAATCTTAATAACAAATTTAACCTTTTCGATTACAAATTAAGAGTTGACTAGCGTGtaattaaaatttgtaATAATACGCTAGTATTTATTTTGGTTATTAAGATCTTTATGTTGCAATTGAAGCCAAGCCGTGTTGAAACTCTCAGATGAGGTGAAAATGTAAAATTGCAGTATCGGTGGGTCCggaaaaataaagaatacTACCCTCCATGTAAAACGATCTCTGTGTTGAAGTTTTGCCATCCCTTAACAGTTGTAAGAATTGTAAATTTCGTCGACATAAATGATTTGTTGCCATG is part of the Candida dubliniensis CD36 chromosome R, complete sequence genome and encodes:
- a CDS encoding flavodoxin, putative (Similar to S. cerevisiae YCP4;~possibly fungus-specific), yielding MKIAIIQYSTYGHITQLAKAVQKGVADAGYKADIFQVPETLPQEVLDKMHAPAKPTDIPIATNDTLTEYDAFLFGVPTRYGTAPAQFFEFWGATGGLWAKGALAGKPAGVFVSTSGQGGGQETTVRNFLNFLAHHGMPYIPLGYATAFALQSNMEEIHGGSPYGAGTFANVDGSRQPTKLELEIAEKQGEAFVKSAAKLVGSKKEGTTAASKSAATNDTAAATSGAAAGTTAPKESTKEDSTGAKKEAANGTATRTQQSTKAPETADKSSCSKCIIM